A stretch of the Bacillus sp. BGMRC 2118 genome encodes the following:
- a CDS encoding carbohydrate ABC transporter permease, with protein sequence MRSKQVFLSTIKHVLLIFLSFGMVFPFLWMVSSALKTKDEVWQFPPKWWPDEPMWHHFSEAWTLAPFDLYIFNSVFTALCIVIIQVVNSALIAYAFTQFQFKGKNILFAIVLGTYMLPAAVTYVPSYMILADFEMLDTYKGLILSNAVSVFGIFLLRQAFMQVPKEMVEAALMDGAGHFRILRKIMVPLTLPSFITFILISFVQNYNSYLWPTLILKSEEKQLITTGLRQFFIQEGAYGIQWPLIMAASTFAVLPLLILFGIAQRWFISGISDQGVKG encoded by the coding sequence ATGAGGAGTAAACAAGTATTCTTATCCACAATTAAGCATGTACTGCTAATCTTCCTCAGCTTCGGCATGGTCTTTCCTTTTCTATGGATGGTAAGTAGTGCCTTGAAGACAAAGGATGAAGTCTGGCAGTTCCCACCAAAATGGTGGCCAGATGAGCCAATGTGGCATCACTTTTCAGAAGCTTGGACATTAGCTCCATTTGATCTGTATATATTCAATAGTGTGTTTACCGCACTATGCATTGTCATTATCCAGGTCGTAAACTCTGCGTTAATTGCTTATGCTTTTACACAGTTTCAATTTAAAGGCAAAAATATTTTATTCGCCATTGTGCTCGGTACATACATGCTTCCTGCAGCCGTGACTTATGTTCCGAGTTATATGATTCTAGCTGATTTTGAAATGTTAGATACATATAAAGGACTCATTCTATCAAATGCAGTTAGTGTATTTGGGATATTTTTGCTAAGGCAGGCCTTTATGCAAGTACCGAAGGAAATGGTTGAAGCAGCCCTTATGGACGGGGCAGGTCATTTCCGTATATTACGAAAGATTATGGTTCCATTAACACTCCCTTCTTTCATTACATTTATATTAATCAGTTTTGTCCAGAACTATAACAGTTACTTATGGCCGACATTGATATTAAAAAGTGAAGAAAAGCAGCTCATTACGACTGGATTACGACAATTCTTCATTCAAGAAGGTGCATATGGAATTCAATGGCCGCTTATTATGGCAGCAAGCACATTTGCGGTGTTACCTCTATTAATCTTGTTCGGTATCGCACAAAGATGGTTTATTTCAGGTATTAGTGATCAAGGAGTAAAGGGTTAA
- a CDS encoding LytR family transcriptional regulator — protein sequence MAKNTKKWLWMTGSTVGAIIIGTSVYAYSLYNSAQTAVNNMYEEPTREVSEKRIDKIEYQEKDPISFLILGVDERENDRGRSDTMVVMTVNPEKKSMQMVSIPRDTRTEIVGKGIQDKINHAYAFGGTDMAVATVENFLDIPIDHYIKVNMESFQEIVNAVGGVKVNNTFAFDYDGVSYPKGEIELNGEEALKYSRMRYDDPNGDFGRQDRQRQIIMGVIEKGASLSSLGKYKDLLAILGENMKTDLTFDQIIEIQANYKEARHNLEQFQVAGTGTKINKIYYLSVPEDERIALSQKLKDHLNLNQVAQATH from the coding sequence ATGGCCAAGAATACAAAAAAATGGTTGTGGATGACAGGTAGTACAGTTGGAGCAATAATTATAGGGACTTCTGTATATGCATACTCCCTATACAATTCAGCACAAACTGCTGTGAATAACATGTATGAAGAACCGACACGTGAGGTTTCCGAAAAGCGAATTGATAAGATTGAATACCAGGAAAAAGATCCGATCTCTTTCTTAATTTTAGGTGTTGATGAACGAGAAAATGACCGCGGTCGCTCTGATACGATGGTTGTCATGACTGTTAATCCAGAGAAGAAATCTATGCAAATGGTAAGTATCCCTCGTGACACGCGAACAGAGATTGTTGGGAAAGGCATCCAAGATAAAATCAATCATGCCTACGCCTTCGGTGGTACAGACATGGCAGTGGCAACCGTTGAGAACTTCCTTGATATACCTATTGATCATTATATAAAAGTAAATATGGAAAGCTTTCAGGAAATTGTAAATGCTGTTGGTGGTGTAAAAGTTAACAACACGTTTGCATTTGATTATGATGGTGTTTCGTATCCAAAAGGTGAAATTGAATTAAATGGAGAAGAGGCACTGAAATATTCCCGCATGCGCTATGATGACCCGAACGGTGACTTTGGTCGCCAAGATCGTCAAAGACAAATTATTATGGGTGTAATTGAAAAGGGAGCTAGTCTATCATCGTTAGGTAAATATAAGGATCTATTAGCTATTCTTGGAGAAAACATGAAAACAGACTTAACATTTGATCAGATTATTGAAATTCAAGCGAACTATAAAGAAGCTCGTCATAACTTAGAACAATTTCAAGTTGCTGGAACAGGTACGAAAATTAATAAAATCTACTATCTTTCTGTTCCAGAGGATGAAAGAATAGCATTATCACAAAAATTGAAAGACCACTTAAATTTAAACCAAGTTGCTCAAGCTACTCATTAA
- a CDS encoding sugar ABC transporter permease, with translation MFITLIIFLLPALIPLTVFWVYPLLYSLFISFTDWDFVSPEYNIVGFENYIDLFTDPMFYDVLFKTLYFSVGVVVPTVLGGLLLALLVSKNSKGMGIYRTLLFSPWVTPTVAVSIVWSWIYQPEIGLANFLLKSIHLPGLEWTSSTTWAMPAVIIVTVWKGLGWAMIFYLNALKKIPTALYEAASIDGASPLQRFINVTIPLVSPTTLFLVIITTVDALQAYDQIQVLTQGGPAGSTRTILYMYYQTAFEEFNMGQATAVSTVLLVITVILSGIQFFLSKKWVHYQ, from the coding sequence ATGTTTATTACATTGATTATTTTCCTATTACCTGCACTCATCCCTTTAACGGTGTTTTGGGTATATCCTTTATTATATTCATTGTTTATTAGTTTCACAGATTGGGATTTTGTGAGTCCTGAATATAACATTGTAGGTTTTGAGAATTATATAGATCTTTTCACAGACCCTATGTTTTATGACGTTCTTTTTAAAACTCTCTACTTCTCTGTTGGAGTTGTGGTCCCTACTGTACTAGGAGGGTTACTTCTTGCTCTATTAGTAAGTAAGAACAGTAAAGGTATGGGAATATATCGTACGTTGCTCTTCTCCCCTTGGGTAACACCGACCGTTGCCGTTTCGATTGTATGGTCGTGGATTTATCAGCCTGAGATTGGATTGGCAAATTTTCTTTTGAAGAGCATTCATTTACCTGGTCTTGAGTGGACGAGTAGCACGACATGGGCAATGCCGGCTGTTATTATTGTAACAGTTTGGAAGGGCTTAGGTTGGGCTATGATTTTCTATCTTAACGCATTAAAAAAGATACCAACAGCTCTTTATGAAGCAGCATCCATAGACGGTGCTTCACCACTGCAGCGATTCATTAATGTGACGATTCCACTCGTGTCACCTACTACGTTGTTTTTAGTCATTATTACAACTGTTGATGCCTTACAAGCATACGATCAGATTCAGGTGTTAACACAAGGTGGCCCAGCAGGAAGTACAAGAACCATTCTATACATGTACTATCAAACTGCTTTCGAAGAATTCAACATGGGGCAAGCAACAGCTGTCTCTACAGTACTGCTAGTTATCACTGTTATTCTGTCAGGTATTCAATTCTTCTTGTCTAAAAAATGGGTTCACTATCAATAA
- a CDS encoding ABC transporter substrate-binding protein produces the protein MKTKKLSIFMIVMLLLVSVFAGCSDKSETASGSSKDGKVKIEFWYGLGGKLGENIESIIKEFNASQDEIEVVGVAQGDYDETLQKLQAAIASKKVPAVALLKNGSMYSLATKGALAPLSSYIEADKEFNSDDFVKAFYQQGSIDGDQYAIPLYGTTQVMYYRKDLFEQAGLTTDALKTWESLGEAAKTLTKKDGDNVSVYGWEPMWGADNLIDAALSNGATYLSKDGKEVLIDSPEWVEAWEFIRKSIHEDKTMRIHSGGQGWEYWYKTIDDVMKGNAAGYTGSSGDQGDLDFSLVAAHPQPSFEGKQAAPHAGAQVAVVPALADKEQQEAAFKFLTFFTSAEKTAEWSINTGYIPVRISAQDVPAYKEFAESNPQIAVPLQQAQIATPPFIDPTGGKIYDALTKAADKVEIEGISAAEALKAAKEEAQRELDKVTK, from the coding sequence ATGAAGACAAAGAAATTATCAATATTTATGATTGTGATGTTGTTACTAGTTTCCGTATTTGCAGGATGCTCAGATAAATCGGAAACAGCATCTGGTAGTTCAAAAGATGGTAAGGTTAAGATTGAGTTTTGGTATGGTTTAGGTGGTAAATTAGGAGAAAATATTGAAAGTATTATTAAGGAATTCAACGCTAGCCAAGATGAAATTGAAGTAGTGGGTGTTGCACAAGGTGACTATGACGAAACACTTCAAAAGCTTCAAGCAGCAATTGCATCTAAAAAGGTTCCAGCTGTTGCACTATTAAAGAACGGTTCTATGTATTCACTTGCAACAAAAGGTGCATTAGCTCCTTTATCTTCTTACATTGAAGCTGATAAAGAGTTCAATTCGGATGATTTTGTAAAAGCATTCTATCAACAAGGTTCAATTGATGGAGATCAATATGCGATCCCTCTATACGGAACAACTCAAGTTATGTACTACCGTAAAGACTTATTTGAACAAGCAGGTCTTACAACAGATGCTCTAAAAACATGGGAATCGTTAGGTGAAGCAGCAAAAACATTAACGAAAAAAGATGGCGATAACGTATCAGTATACGGTTGGGAGCCTATGTGGGGTGCAGACAATTTAATCGATGCAGCACTTAGCAATGGCGCAACATACTTAAGTAAAGATGGAAAAGAAGTACTAATCGATTCTCCTGAATGGGTGGAAGCATGGGAATTTATCCGCAAGTCCATTCATGAAGACAAGACGATGAGAATTCACTCTGGCGGTCAAGGCTGGGAATATTGGTATAAAACAATTGATGATGTGATGAAAGGTAATGCTGCAGGTTACACAGGTTCAAGTGGTGACCAAGGTGACTTAGACTTCAGTTTAGTTGCAGCTCATCCACAACCAAGCTTCGAAGGAAAGCAAGCGGCACCACACGCAGGAGCGCAAGTTGCAGTCGTTCCAGCTCTAGCTGACAAAGAACAACAGGAAGCTGCATTTAAGTTCTTAACTTTCTTTACAAGTGCTGAAAAGACAGCAGAATGGTCAATTAACACAGGTTATATTCCAGTAAGAATCTCAGCTCAAGATGTTCCAGCATACAAAGAATTTGCTGAATCAAATCCACAAATTGCGGTTCCATTGCAACAGGCTCAAATTGCAACTCCACCATTCATCGATCCAACAGGTGGTAAGATTTACGATGCATTAACAAAAGCCGCAGACAAGGTTGAAATTGAAGGAATCTCTGCTGCTGAAGCATTAAAAGCTGCAAAAGAAGAAGCACAACGTGAATTAGATAAAGTAACAAAATAA
- a CDS encoding N-acetylmuramoyl-L-alanine amidase family protein — MKAKLSFFSLAFVLLLAFLPQQVTQAASVYNATVTIGGEEYPLANTSNHFAWNLDQYVMQYGIEETDKVTKISVTTPEGVESVTFDFFDDVTDWAVGELNWDQQLTVVNNKAEYIVSDVLGEHDNGQDGVSVAILRELLRYGYENLAYAEVTATYTDGSTEDFSLSVEAGGWVKVDGKWYFFDDYGNKVTGWILYNNQWYLLDKTTGEMLTGWQKVDGKWYFLDLINGNMKHNTLVGGYILGTSGAMVTNAWVSADNHYYFADAKGQPTKNAWKKDGAYWYYLGADGKMFSSKWALSGKNWYYLGANGVMQTGWLHQGKQWYFLNQSGDMVTGWKLVGKKWYYFYNTGVMAHSTKIGNYQLDPNGVWVR, encoded by the coding sequence ATGAAAGCGAAACTATCATTTTTTAGTCTAGCATTTGTGTTATTACTAGCGTTTTTGCCACAACAAGTGACACAAGCAGCATCTGTATATAATGCAACTGTGACGATTGGTGGAGAAGAGTATCCACTAGCTAACACAAGCAATCATTTTGCATGGAACCTAGATCAATACGTAATGCAATACGGAATTGAAGAAACAGATAAGGTGACAAAAATTTCGGTTACAACTCCAGAGGGAGTAGAATCTGTAACATTTGATTTCTTTGATGATGTAACAGACTGGGCTGTAGGAGAACTTAACTGGGATCAACAGCTTACAGTAGTGAACAACAAAGCAGAATACATCGTATCAGATGTATTAGGTGAGCACGATAACGGACAAGACGGTGTATCTGTTGCCATCCTACGTGAGCTATTACGCTATGGATATGAGAACCTCGCTTATGCTGAAGTAACTGCTACATATACGGATGGATCAACTGAAGATTTCTCTCTTTCTGTAGAAGCAGGCGGTTGGGTAAAAGTAGATGGTAAGTGGTATTTCTTTGATGATTATGGAAACAAAGTTACTGGATGGATCTTATATAACAATCAATGGTATTTACTAGATAAAACTACAGGTGAAATGCTAACAGGTTGGCAGAAAGTTGATGGTAAATGGTATTTCTTAGACCTAATTAATGGTAATATGAAGCACAATACACTTGTTGGCGGATATATACTAGGTACTAGTGGTGCTATGGTAACAAACGCTTGGGTATCAGCAGATAACCACTACTACTTTGCTGATGCAAAAGGACAACCTACTAAAAACGCTTGGAAAAAAGATGGCGCTTACTGGTACTATCTAGGTGCTGATGGAAAAATGTTCAGCAGCAAATGGGCACTATCAGGGAAAAACTGGTACTACCTAGGTGCTAATGGTGTGATGCAAACTGGTTGGTTACACCAAGGAAAACAATGGTACTTCTTAAACCAATCAGGTGACATGGTTACAGGTTGGAAGCTAGTAGGCAAGAAGTGGTACTATTTCTACAATACTGGAGTTATGGCGCACAGTACTAAAATCGGTAACTACCAATTAGACCCTAACGGAGTTTGGGTTCGTTAA